In Candidatus Vesicomyosocius okutanii, one DNA window encodes the following:
- the dapB gene encoding 4-hydroxy-tetrahydrodipicolinate reductase — MLKIAVSGSNGRMGQAIIEAIEQSNSIKLVIKIDQNNNLTNYLDNFDVLIDFTYPAATLGYLSICAKAGKKMVIGTTGFNDDEFNQLTSLAKNIPIVFAPNMSVGVNLSLKLLEIAAKVIGEDSDIEIVEMHHRFKADAPSGTALKMGEVIADTLGRDLKTCAVYGRKGIKQIRDRNIIGFSTIRGGDVVGEHTVSFFMQGERVEITHKASSRMTFALGAIRAAEWLAKVPSNKGCIYSMKDVLEMS; from the coding sequence ATGCTAAAAATAGCAGTATCAGGTAGTAACGGTAGAATGGGTCAGGCAATTATTGAAGCAATCGAACAATCAAATAGCATTAAATTAGTTATTAAGATTGATCAAAATAATAACTTAACTAATTATTTAGATAATTTTGATGTGTTAATTGATTTTACTTATCCAGCAGCTACACTTGGTTACCTATCAATTTGTGCTAAGGCTGGCAAGAAAATGGTTATTGGTACGACAGGCTTTAATGATGATGAATTCAATCAATTAACTAGTCTTGCGAAAAATATACCTATTGTATTTGCACCTAATATGAGTGTAGGTGTTAATTTATCTTTAAAACTGTTGGAAATAGCAGCAAAAGTAATAGGGGAAGATAGCGATATTGAAATTGTTGAAATGCATCATCGTTTTAAGGCGGACGCACCTAGCGGCACTGCATTAAAGATGGGCGAAGTGATTGCTGATACATTGGGTAGAGACCTAAAAACGTGTGCTGTTTATGGGCGAAAAGGTATTAAACAGATAAGAGATAGGAATATAATTGGGTTTTCTACAATTCGTGGTGGTGACGTGGTGGGTGAGCATACAGTGAGTTTTTTTATGCAAGGTGAGCGTGTGGAAATTACCCATAAGGCTTCATCAAGAATGACATTTGCACTTGGTGCAATTCGTGCAGCAGAGTGGTTGGCTAAAGTGCCCTCTAATAAAGGTTGTATTTATTCAATGAAAGATGTATTAGAGATGTCTTAA
- the kdsA gene encoding 3-deoxy-8-phosphooctulonate synthase, with amino-acid sequence MKLLDFEVGINHPFFLIAGPCVIESEALALETATYLKRVTEDLGINFIYKSSYDKANRTSTNSFRGLGVKEGLRILQKVKDEVGVPVLTDVHEDTPLSEVASVVDMMQTPAFLVRQTNFIQNVCKQGIPVNIKKGQFQAPWDIGNVVNKAYETGNRLITICERGTSFGYNTLISDMRGLSTMRSTGCPIVFDATHSVQQPGGNGLTSGGQREMVPVVARAAIGVGVSGFFMETHPNPNEAFSDGPNMVPIDKIDELLKTLQELDAVTKKHGFLEDSL; translated from the coding sequence ATGAAATTGTTAGATTTTGAAGTAGGTATTAATCATCCATTTTTCTTGATTGCAGGTCCCTGTGTTATTGAATCCGAAGCATTAGCTTTGGAAACTGCCACTTATTTAAAAAGAGTTACTGAGGATTTAGGTATTAATTTTATTTATAAGTCTTCATATGATAAGGCTAATCGAACCAGCACCAATAGCTTTAGAGGTTTGGGTGTTAAGGAAGGTTTGCGTATTTTGCAAAAGGTGAAGGATGAAGTTGGTGTGCCAGTATTAACCGATGTGCATGAGGATACCCCGCTAAGTGAGGTAGCATCTGTTGTAGATATGATGCAAACCCCTGCTTTTTTAGTGCGTCAAACCAATTTTATTCAAAATGTGTGTAAACAAGGTATTCCTGTGAATATCAAAAAAGGCCAATTTCAAGCACCATGGGATATAGGAAATGTTGTGAATAAGGCCTATGAAACAGGTAATAGGTTAATTACTATTTGTGAACGTGGTACTTCATTTGGCTATAATACTTTGATTTCTGATATGCGTGGTTTATCTACTATGCGTTCAACAGGTTGTCCGATAGTATTTGATGCAACCCATTCAGTGCAACAGCCTGGTGGTAATGGATTAACCTCAGGAGGGCAGAGGGAGATGGTGCCCGTAGTTGCTAGAGCAGCTATAGGAGTAGGTGTATCAGGATTTTTTATGGAGACCCATCCCAACCCTAATGAAGCGTTCAGTGATGGTCCAAATATGGTGCCGATTGACAAAATAGATGAATTACTTAAAACCTTGCAGGAACTAGACGCTGTTACTAAGAAACATGGTTTTTTAGAAGACAGTTTGTAG
- the trpC gene encoding indole-3-glycerol phosphate synthase TrpC produces MMNTPDILKKIIARKKVEIAECKNNIPENQMLDVAYKNHNTNNFYQALKDKVDTKQNAIIAEIKKASPSKGVLRENFNPVEIAESYEKSGATCLSVVTNKDFFQGNNQHLIDVCEAISIPILHKEFIIDSYQIYESRTLGADCILLIAACLNDQQIEDFTMQAININMDVLIEIHNIEELERTLQLRLPMIGVNNRNLHTFDVSLETTIELMKEIKEDTLIITESGILTSNDVAFMNKHNIYSFLVGEAFMRQDNPGKALQKIFGKNK; encoded by the coding sequence ATGATGAATACACCTGATATTTTAAAGAAAATTATTGCACGTAAAAAAGTTGAAATTGCAGAATGTAAAAATAATATTCCAGAAAACCAGATGCTGGATGTTGCGTATAAAAACCATAATACAAATAACTTTTACCAAGCATTGAAAGATAAAGTAGATACAAAGCAAAATGCCATTATTGCAGAAATCAAAAAAGCATCTCCTTCTAAAGGTGTGTTACGTGAAAATTTCAACCCTGTTGAAATAGCCGAAAGCTACGAAAAATCAGGTGCAACTTGCTTATCAGTTGTAACCAATAAAGACTTCTTCCAAGGGAACAATCAACACTTAATTGATGTATGCGAAGCAATATCAATACCCATCTTACACAAAGAATTTATTATAGACTCTTATCAGATTTACGAATCTAGAACCTTAGGTGCTGATTGTATTTTACTAATTGCCGCTTGCCTAAATGATCAACAAATAGAAGACTTTACAATGCAAGCCATTAACATTAATATGGATGTTTTGATTGAGATACACAATATAGAAGAATTAGAACGTACATTGCAATTGCGCCTGCCAATGATTGGTGTTAATAATAGAAACTTACACACCTTTGATGTTTCCTTAGAAACAACTATTGAACTGATGAAAGAAATCAAAGAAGATACTTTGATTATTACTGAAAGCGGTATCCTAACTTCAAATGATGTTGCTTTTATGAATAAGCATAATATTTACAGCTTTTTGGTTGGCGAAGCGTTTATGCGTCAAGATAATCCAGGAAAAGCACTACAGAAAATTTTTGGAAAGAATAAATGA
- a CDS encoding OsmC family protein: protein MNTTVKWINDMMIVGESDSGHAIVMDGPQNLGGKNLGIRPMEMLLLGIGGCTTIDVISTLKKMCQEVHTFRAEISSERAKEHPKIFTKIHIHFAIKGVNLNDKKVSKAVNLSTNKYCSALIILGKSATITHDFKIHK from the coding sequence ATGAATACAACGGTTAAATGGATTAATGACATGATGATAGTTGGCGAATCAGATAGTGGTCACGCCATAGTAATGGATGGCCCTCAAAACTTAGGTGGAAAGAATCTAGGTATCCGCCCGATGGAAATGTTACTACTTGGCATAGGTGGCTGCACAACTATTGATGTGATATCAACACTGAAAAAAATGTGCCAAGAAGTACATACTTTTCGTGCTGAAATCTCATCAGAACGTGCTAAAGAACATCCAAAAATATTCACTAAAATTCACATTCATTTTGCCATTAAAGGAGTTAATTTAAATGATAAAAAAGTTAGTAAAGCAGTCAATTTATCTACTAATAAATATTGTTCTGCTTTAATTATACTTGGAAAATCTGCTACTATAACACATGATTTTAAAATTCATAAATAA
- a CDS encoding thiazole synthase, giving the protein MIDIPLVIAKKTYNSRLLVGSGKYKDLNETKLATDMAEADIITVAIRRTNIGQNVNEPNLLDIISPNKYTILPNTAGCYNAKDAIRTCQLARELLGGHNLIKLEILGDKKTLYPNIVETLSAAKTLVDNGFDVMVYTSDDPIVAKELENIGCVAIMPLASLIGSGQGITNPTQIKLIKEHATVPVLIDAGIGCASDAAKAMELGCDGVLMNSAIANANNPILMASAMKNAIIAGRESFLSGRMMKKSYASASSPMVDLI; this is encoded by the coding sequence ATGATTGACATACCCTTAGTAATTGCCAAAAAAACTTATAACTCTCGCTTATTAGTTGGATCAGGAAAATATAAAGACCTTAATGAAACCAAACTGGCAACGGATATGGCAGAAGCTGATATCATTACTGTTGCTATTCGCCGTACTAATATTGGACAAAATGTCAATGAACCTAATCTATTAGATATTATTTCACCAAACAAATACACTATTCTACCAAATACTGCAGGCTGTTACAATGCTAAAGATGCTATTCGAACTTGCCAATTAGCACGTGAACTTTTAGGTGGGCATAATTTGATTAAATTAGAAATATTAGGAGATAAAAAAACACTTTATCCTAATATTGTTGAAACCCTATCTGCCGCAAAAACACTAGTCGATAATGGGTTTGATGTTATGGTTTATACCAGTGATGATCCAATCGTTGCTAAAGAATTAGAAAACATTGGTTGCGTTGCAATAATGCCACTCGCCTCACTTATAGGCTCAGGTCAGGGTATTACCAATCCAACACAAATAAAACTAATCAAAGAACACGCTACTGTACCAGTATTGATTGATGCTGGTATTGGTTGTGCCAGTGATGCCGCCAAGGCAATGGAACTTGGCTGTGATGGTGTGCTAATGAACTCAGCCATTGCCAATGCAAACAACCCAATTTTAATGGCAAGCGCTATGAAAAACGCCATTATCGCAGGACGAGAATCTTTCCTTTCAGGTAGAATGATGAAGAAATCCTACGCCTCTGCTTCATCACCAATGGTGGATTTAATTTAA
- a CDS encoding aminotransferase class I/II-fold pyridoxal phosphate-dependent enzyme → MNFSQELSNLKQNYLYRTRKISKNTQISINGKSLINFCSNDYLSLASHPQVKEAFKQGIDKFGVGASASHLISGHTATHQALEEALANYTGQEKALLFSTGYMANIGVFSALKDKLNWVLQDKFNHASLIDANHLIGLPLQRYLHNNLKSLKKKINKQTGQGLIVTENVFSMDGDQANIKGIEKIIEKTDTFLMQDDAHGFGVFKPIIPKNSIYMATLGKAAGTMGAFVAGNEDLIDFLIQKSRPYIYTTAIIPALCSATLKSLELIKEGEQNTKLLANIHYFQSLSKALNLPIKASNSAIQPLILGNNKKSINISKKLFSTGFHISAIRPPTVPKNTARLRITLSANHTQNQIKQLLIQLKYVI, encoded by the coding sequence ATGAACTTTTCACAAGAATTATCAAATCTTAAGCAAAATTATCTTTATCGCACAAGAAAAATATCTAAAAATACTCAAATTAGTATTAATGGAAAATCATTGATAAATTTTTGTTCAAATGACTATCTGTCGCTTGCCAGCCATCCACAAGTTAAAGAAGCATTTAAACAAGGGATTGATAAATTTGGTGTTGGTGCTAGCGCATCACACTTGATTAGCGGACATACAGCGACACATCAAGCATTAGAAGAAGCATTAGCTAATTATACAGGACAAGAAAAAGCCTTATTATTCTCAACTGGTTATATGGCTAATATAGGAGTATTTTCTGCACTTAAGGATAAACTTAATTGGGTATTGCAAGATAAATTTAACCATGCTTCACTCATTGATGCAAATCATTTAATTGGTTTACCACTTCAACGATATTTACATAACAATCTTAAATCATTAAAGAAAAAAATAAATAAGCAAACTGGACAAGGACTAATTGTAACTGAGAACGTATTTAGCATGGACGGTGATCAGGCTAACATTAAAGGTATTGAAAAAATTATAGAAAAAACTGATACATTTTTGATGCAAGATGATGCGCACGGATTTGGTGTATTTAAGCCAATTATTCCAAAAAATTCAATTTACATGGCAACACTAGGTAAGGCTGCAGGTACTATGGGGGCTTTTGTAGCTGGTAATGAGGATTTAATTGATTTTTTAATCCAAAAATCACGCCCTTATATTTATACGACAGCAATTATACCAGCTTTATGTAGTGCCACACTAAAAAGCTTAGAATTAATTAAAGAAGGGGAACAAAATACTAAATTATTGGCTAATATTCATTATTTCCAAAGTCTTTCTAAAGCACTAAACCTACCCATTAAAGCATCTAATAGCGCTATCCAACCACTCATTTTAGGTAATAATAAAAAATCAATTAATATTTCAAAAAAGTTATTCAGTACAGGTTTTCATATCAGTGCCATTCGCCCACCAACTGTACCAAAAAACACAGCTCGTTTAAGAATAACACTAAGTGCTAACCATACACAAAACCAAATTAAACAACTTCTTATCCAACTTAAATATGTTATATAG
- a CDS encoding alpha/beta fold hydrolase has protein sequence MLYSNTEGFGVDLVLLHGWGFNSKLFNSLFYNYKNQYRITLIDLPGHGRSTNIDGGLNEWCDEIIKILPRNPILLGWSLGGLLAINIASKITVSSLILIASTPNFIQTNNWEFGIDKNNFKQFSNALQLNLSKSLKRFISLQTKNKSKLKTLNKIIEQYSTTTQALNQGLEILLNTNLNNKFKKLSIPIEVVLGKYDTLVPIKISHWYHQNNIKTCVLNTGHLPFLHHDFALPSTLEVKYNPSNT, from the coding sequence ATGTTATATAGTAACACAGAAGGTTTTGGGGTTGATTTAGTATTGCTTCATGGTTGGGGATTTAACTCAAAATTGTTTAATAGTTTATTTTATAATTATAAAAATCAATACCGCATCACACTTATTGATTTACCTGGACATGGTAGAAGTACTAATATTGATGGTGGACTTAATGAATGGTGTGATGAAATTATCAAAATTTTGCCAAGAAATCCTATTCTATTAGGATGGTCTTTAGGTGGATTACTTGCCATAAATATTGCCAGTAAAATAACTGTATCAAGCCTTATTCTTATTGCATCAACGCCAAATTTTATCCAAACAAATAATTGGGAATTTGGCATAGATAAAAATAATTTTAAGCAATTTTCAAATGCTCTACAACTAAATTTATCTAAAAGTTTAAAACGCTTTATTAGTTTGCAAACCAAAAATAAATCAAAACTTAAAACATTAAATAAAATTATTGAACAATACTCAACAACAACACAAGCACTTAATCAAGGCTTGGAAATATTACTTAACACAAACCTAAATAATAAATTTAAAAAACTATCTATACCAATAGAAGTAGTACTGGGAAAATATGATACTTTAGTGCCAATTAAAATTAGCCATTGGTACCATCAAAATAACATAAAAACTTGTGTCTTAAACACTGGACACTTGCCTTTTTTACATCATGACTTTGCTCTACCATCAACGCTTGAAGTTAAGTATAATCCAAGTAATACTTAA
- the purE gene encoding 5-(carboxyamino)imidazole ribonucleotide mutase, whose translation MSVLVGVIMGSKSDWITMKNTVNILKELSIPYEVKVISAHRTPDLMFYYASNALKRGLKVIIAGAGGAAHLPGMVASKTIVPVLGVPIQSCALNGQDSLLSIAQMPAGIPVGTLAIGKAGAKNAGILAAQIIGNENQTIRNIVTNFRAKQTQDILDNSNPQE comes from the coding sequence ATGAGTGTACTAGTGGGTGTCATTATGGGGTCAAAATCAGATTGGATAACCATGAAAAATACAGTAAACATACTCAAAGAACTTAGTATTCCATACGAGGTTAAAGTAATTTCTGCGCATCGAACACCGGATTTAATGTTCTACTATGCATCAAATGCACTTAAACGTGGACTTAAAGTAATTATTGCAGGTGCAGGTGGTGCTGCGCATTTACCAGGTATGGTAGCTAGCAAAACTATTGTTCCAGTATTAGGCGTACCTATTCAATCATGTGCACTTAATGGTCAAGATTCTTTATTGTCCATTGCCCAAATGCCTGCTGGTATCCCTGTTGGTACATTAGCTATTGGTAAAGCAGGTGCTAAAAATGCAGGTATTTTAGCTGCACAAATTATTGGCAATGAAAACCAAACCATTAGAAATATAGTAACTAATTTTAGAGCTAAACAAACTCAAGATATTTTAGACAATTCTAATCCTCAAGAATAA
- a CDS encoding 5-(carboxyamino)imidazole ribonucleotide synthase: MKVGILGAGQLGRMLAISGYPLNHQFGFSGETHDEPSSLLGHMFAHKDNINSLIEFSDVITYESENTKVEIIKKINKKVPVHPNEKSLFITQHRGREKALFNQLNIPCAPYQMVNSESDLKAAIKTIGLPAILKTVTDGYDGKGQFLLHEAKQITKAWKSMNDVESILEGFINFKRELSLIAVRGIDNSHKYYPIVENKHHKGILRLTIAPAQNINEKIQKTAQYYMKTLLDEMDYIGVLTIELFETKNGLIVNEMAPRVHNSGHWSIEGTNTSQFQNHIRAITGMPLGDTTPTHPFCAMINIISKLGDIDTVLKMPNTHLHLYDKSERKNRKLGHTNITANSQAKLNESIAKLKNFLP, encoded by the coding sequence ATGAAAGTTGGTATATTAGGTGCAGGCCAGTTGGGTAGAATGCTAGCTATTTCTGGCTATCCACTAAATCACCAATTTGGTTTTTCTGGTGAAACTCATGACGAACCATCCTCTTTATTAGGGCATATGTTTGCACATAAAGATAATATTAACTCTTTAATAGAGTTTTCTGATGTTATTACTTATGAAAGTGAAAATACTAAAGTTGAAATTATTAAAAAAATTAACAAAAAAGTCCCTGTTCACCCTAATGAAAAATCATTATTTATTACACAACATCGTGGTCGAGAAAAAGCTTTATTTAATCAGCTAAACATTCCTTGTGCACCCTATCAAATGGTAAATTCTGAATCAGATTTAAAAGCAGCAATTAAAACTATTGGTTTACCAGCAATTTTAAAAACTGTGACCGATGGTTATGATGGTAAGGGTCAATTCCTCCTCCATGAAGCTAAACAGATTACTAAAGCCTGGAAAAGCATGAATGATGTAGAATCAATTCTAGAAGGGTTTATCAATTTTAAACGTGAGCTTTCTTTAATTGCTGTACGTGGTATTGATAATAGCCATAAATACTACCCAATAGTTGAAAATAAACATCATAAAGGTATTTTAAGATTAACCATTGCACCTGCTCAAAATATTAACGAAAAAATTCAAAAAACAGCACAGTATTACATGAAAACTTTACTCGACGAAATGGATTACATTGGTGTGCTTACTATTGAATTATTTGAAACTAAAAATGGGTTAATAGTTAATGAAATGGCACCACGAGTACACAATTCTGGACATTGGAGTATTGAAGGCACTAACACTTCACAATTTCAAAATCACATCCGTGCAATCACTGGTATGCCACTTGGTGACACCACACCAACACATCCATTTTGTGCAATGATTAATATTATTAGTAAACTAGGGGATATTGATACTGTGCTAAAAATGCCAAATACACACCTACATCTATATGATAAATCTGAACGCAAAAATCGAAAACTAGGTCATACCAATATCACTGCTAATTCTCAAGCTAAGCTAAATGAGAGTATTGCAAAATTAAAAAACTTTTTACCTTAA
- a CDS encoding glutaredoxin domain-containing protein has protein sequence MRFLLKGFRNGLGAIIAFISWIVPVSKVKRTSEQQHKVDKETINIELYQFFGCPFCIKTRRMIKRLNLHIITRNAQTIGSKFRDEIQRETGKVQVPCLKITNGDEVQWMFESNEISTYLNKHFR, from the coding sequence ATGAGATTTTTACTAAAAGGATTTAGAAATGGTTTAGGTGCTATTATCGCTTTTATTAGTTGGATAGTTCCAGTTAGTAAGGTTAAACGTACTAGCGAACAACAACATAAAGTAGATAAAGAAACTATTAATATTGAGTTGTATCAGTTCTTTGGTTGTCCGTTTTGTATCAAAACTCGCCGCATGATTAAACGATTAAACCTACACATTATTACGCGCAACGCTCAAACTATTGGTAGTAAATTTAGAGATGAAATACAGCGAGAAACTGGTAAAGTTCAAGTGCCTTGTTTAAAAATTACTAATGGCGATGAAGTTCAGTGGATGTTTGAATCTAATGAGATTAGTACTTATTTAAATAAGCATTTTAGATAA
- the folD gene encoding bifunctional methylenetetrahydrofolate dehydrogenase/methenyltetrahydrofolate cyclohydrolase FolD, protein MNVINGKKIAQNLQASIKLKVDTLDRKPGLAVILVGDDDASEVYIRNKEDACKEVGFYLEIINRFDNISQEELLFEIERLNHDDKIDGILVQLPLPKHLDVNLVIETISPKKDVDGFHSENIGKLMQNKPFLHPCTPKGVMLMLESIEIDLVGKNCVVVGASNIVGRPMACELLNAKATVTICNSKTKNLSCKLIQADIVVVAVGIPKMIQSDWIKPGAIVIDVGINRLDNGCLVGDVDFESVRKVAGWIAPVPGGVGPMTIATLLKNTLTAYEARI, encoded by the coding sequence ATGAATGTTATTAATGGTAAAAAAATTGCACAAAATTTACAAGCAAGTATTAAATTAAAGGTTGATACGCTTGATAGAAAGCCAGGTTTAGCAGTTATTTTAGTTGGTGATGATGATGCTTCAGAAGTTTATATTCGTAATAAAGAGGATGCTTGTAAAGAAGTTGGTTTTTATTTAGAAATAATTAATAGATTTGATAATATTTCCCAAGAAGAATTATTATTTGAAATTGAGCGTTTAAATCATGATGATAAAATTGATGGTATCTTAGTGCAATTACCACTACCAAAGCATTTAGATGTTAATTTAGTAATTGAAACTATCTCTCCTAAAAAGGATGTAGATGGTTTTCATAGTGAAAATATTGGTAAATTGATGCAGAATAAGCCTTTCTTACACCCGTGTACGCCAAAAGGAGTGATGTTGATGCTTGAATCTATTGAAATAGATTTAGTGGGTAAAAATTGTGTAGTAGTTGGTGCATCTAATATTGTTGGTCGTCCGATGGCGTGTGAGTTGTTAAATGCTAAAGCAACGGTTACTATCTGCAATAGCAAAACTAAAAATCTCTCTTGCAAATTAATACAAGCAGATATTGTTGTTGTTGCAGTTGGTATTCCTAAGATGATTCAGAGCGATTGGATTAAACCGGGTGCTATTGTGATTGATGTAGGTATTAATCGATTGGATAATGGTTGTTTGGTTGGAGATGTTGATTTTGAATCTGTCAGGAAAGTTGCTGGTTGGATTGCTCCAGTACCAGGTGGTGTTGGACCAATGACTATCGCTACATTATTAAAAAATACATTAACCGCATATGAGGCAAGAATATGA
- the kdsB gene encoding 3-deoxy-manno-octulosonate cytidylyltransferase produces MNFSVIIPARYASSRLPAKLLRDVHGKPLIQLTYENAVNSGANRVIIATDDKRIEVVANDFGAITCMTDGHFTSGTLRIAQVLEKLDINDDEIIVNVQGDEPMLDPSVIDQVVNNLATNPMQIATLCKQITDKAQYFDPNCVKVVFNKIGKALYFSRATIPFFREARDFDLKLCYKHIGVYAYRAGVIKQYLTMNSSSYEKVEKLEQLTALNEGFDIHVAPACASVGHGVDIQRDLDEVRKELG; encoded by the coding sequence ATGAATTTTTCCGTTATCATACCTGCTAGGTATGCATCAAGTAGATTGCCAGCTAAACTACTTAGAGATGTTCATGGAAAGCCTTTGATTCAATTAACTTATGAAAATGCAGTTAATAGTGGCGCAAATCGTGTCATTATTGCAACCGATGATAAACGTATTGAGGTAGTTGCTAATGATTTTGGTGCAATAACTTGTATGACTGACGGACATTTCACTTCTGGTACATTAAGAATTGCACAAGTGTTGGAGAAGTTAGATATTAATGATGATGAAATTATTGTTAATGTGCAGGGTGATGAACCAATGCTAGATCCAAGTGTGATTGATCAGGTAGTTAATAACTTAGCAACCAACCCTATGCAAATAGCAACTTTATGTAAACAAATTACAGATAAGGCGCAATATTTTGATCCTAATTGTGTTAAAGTAGTTTTTAATAAAATTGGAAAGGCTTTATATTTTTCACGTGCTACTATTCCTTTTTTTAGAGAGGCAAGGGATTTTGATTTAAAGTTGTGCTATAAGCATATTGGTGTATATGCTTATAGAGCAGGGGTTATTAAACAATATCTAACCATGAATAGTTCTTCATATGAGAAAGTTGAAAAATTAGAACAGTTAACAGCGCTTAACGAAGGGTTCGATATTCATGTAGCACCGGCTTGTGCTAGTGTTGGACATGGTGTTGATATACAACGCGATTTGGATGAAGTAAGAAAAGAGTTAGGTTGA
- a CDS encoding Trm112 family protein, with translation MIDEALLKLLVCPKSKAPLKQVGNELICEVSGLAYPIEDGIPILLVEEARELDKGSDKK, from the coding sequence ATGATTGATGAAGCCTTGTTAAAATTATTAGTATGTCCTAAAAGTAAAGCTCCACTAAAACAAGTGGGAAATGAGCTTATTTGTGAAGTGAGTGGCTTGGCTTATCCAATTGAAGACGGTATTCCAATCTTACTAGTCGAAGAAGCACGTGAATTAGATAAAGGTAGTGATAAAAAGTAA
- the lpxK gene encoding tetraacyldisaccharide 4'-kinase gives MDLNTRGIINYLLLPISGIFYLASVLRKWLYQVNFFKVKKFKCPVIVVGNITVGGTGKTPIVILLAQYFKQQGKQVGVVLRGYGGMHHKGSLLVSKNTNVYLSGDEPLLIALQADLPVMVNRNRAQAVEDLINQCQVNLIISDDGLQHYRMDRNIEIAVIDGTRRFGNEFFLPSGPLRESIDRLKSVDFVINNAGFRAGEFNIKLILKVFVNVKTGEEKPLDYFNGEYCHGVAGIGYPQRFFDTLIRLGINLKPHIFADHYVYQQSDLVFEDNYPILMTAKDCVKCIQFANNQMWYLQVEANLSDNFFKELEAKL, from the coding sequence ATGGATTTAAATACTCGAGGTATTATTAATTATTTATTACTGCCAATATCAGGTATTTTTTATTTAGCATCAGTACTTAGAAAATGGCTTTATCAAGTTAATTTTTTTAAGGTTAAAAAATTTAAATGTCCTGTAATTGTGGTGGGAAATATTACAGTTGGTGGTACTGGTAAAACACCAATTGTGATTTTATTGGCACAGTATTTTAAACAACAAGGCAAGCAAGTTGGCGTGGTATTACGTGGCTACGGTGGTATGCATCATAAAGGTAGTTTGTTAGTGAGTAAAAATACTAACGTTTATTTATCAGGTGACGAACCGTTGCTTATCGCTTTGCAAGCAGATTTGCCGGTGATGGTTAATAGGAATAGGGCACAGGCGGTTGAGGATTTAATAAATCAATGTCAAGTTAATTTAATCATCAGTGATGATGGTTTACAACATTATAGAATGGATAGAAATATAGAAATAGCTGTTATTGATGGTACTCGACGTTTTGGTAATGAATTTTTCTTGCCATCAGGGCCTTTAAGGGAATCAATTGACAGACTTAAAAGTGTTGATTTTGTGATAAATAATGCTGGTTTTCGTGCAGGTGAATTTAACATTAAACTAATATTAAAAGTATTTGTTAATGTTAAAACAGGCGAGGAAAAACCATTGGATTATTTCAATGGTGAATATTGTCATGGTGTTGCTGGTATTGGTTATCCACAACGTTTTTTTGATACATTAATTAGATTGGGTATTAATTTAAAACCACACATATTTGCTGACCATTATGTGTATCAACAAAGTGATTTAGTATTTGAAGATAATTATCCAATTCTTATGACTGCTAAAGATTGTGTAAAATGTATTCAATTCGCGAATAATCAAATGTGGTACCTTCAAGTTGAAGCTAATTTGAGCGATAATTTTTTTAAAGAACTAGAAGCTAAATTATGA